The nucleotide window TTTATAAAAATCATAGATCCCGGTAATGGTATTGATATCTGTAAGAGCTAAGGTTTTAATATTAAAATGTACAGCCTGCTGTACCAGATCTTGAATAGAAATAGTCCCATACCGAAGGCTGTGATAAGAATGACAATTCAGAAACATCTTATACTTATTTTAATAAACCTGAGGCTCTTCCTACACTTGAAGTTCCAAACCTGTTCTTGATTTTATCCATTGTCTGATACAGTGATATCAACTCTTCCGTATCTTCAAAGAGATCCATTTGATGGCATCCGTGAACCAGTCCGGTAAACTTTACTCCAATTAACCTGATTCTCATACGTCTGGTATATACTTTTTTAAAAAGTTCTAAAACATACCTGAGCAGGGTATGGTCAGCTGAGGTGTAAGGAATTCTGCATTGTTTGGTTTCCGTATCAAAATTGGCATACCGGAGTTTTACCACTACTACCGATACCAGCCATTTCTCTGCCCGGAGCTGATAACAGAGTTTTTCAACCATTCCTGAGAGTATACTTTGAATCCCCTGAATATCTATAGTATCCTGAGCAAAAGTATCTTCTGTAGAAATGGATTTTCGTTCAGAGTAGGGAACGACAGGGGATTCATCAATTCCGTGTGCTTTTTTCCAAAGTTCATTTCCGTTTTTACCAATCAGCTGCCCAAGCACATCAACAGGCATTTCAGAAAGTGTTTGTATCGTTCTGATCCCCAGTCTTGAGAGCAGTTGAAAGGTTACATCTCCAACCATAGGAATCTTCTTTACCGAAAGCGGGTTTAAAAACGGCTGTATGTCAGACTGTTTCACTTCCAATCTTCCGATTGGCTTTGATTCTCCGGTTCCGATTTTGGATACGGTCTTATTGGTGGATAGAGCAAAACTTATCGGTAAACCTGTATTTTTCTGCACGCTTTCCGCTATTTCATGGGTCCATTTATAGCATCCGAAAAACTGATCCATTCCGGAAAGATCCAGATAAAATTCATCGATACTTGCCTTTTCAAGAACAGGTACTTTTTCCTGAATAATCTCCGTTACCATATGGGACATATTGGAATACATTTCCATATCTCCCTTAATGACTTTTGCTTCGGGACACAAGCGCAAAGCCATTTTGATCGGCATGGCACTCCTTACTCCGAAAAAACGGGTTTCGTAAGAGCATGACGCCACAACACCACGATCTCCACCTCCTATGATCACAGGCTTATTCTCGAGTTCAGAGTTTTTCAGCCTTTCACAGGAAACAAAGAACGTATCTAAATCCATATGTACAATTGCTCTTTCCATGTGGTAAAATTAGTTACTTTTTGAAACAAATTTTGTATTTTTGTTGTCTAAAATTGTAACAATGTCAAAATTCTCTGATAACATCGTGTTTTTGAGAGGAAAGAAAAATATGACTCAGCAAGAACTGGCAGATCTATTATTTCTTACCCGATCCAGATATGTCGCCTATGAATATGGCAGAACGGAACCTCCTATTGAAATATTGCTTAGAATTTCAAAATTCTATAACATCAGCATTGACCTACTATTAACTGTAGATGTCAGAAAATTTTCTATCGATGAACTCATGGAGCTTCCTGAGAACAGGATTGTTCTGCCTATAAAGGTTGATCAGGATGGAAACAATCAGATTGAGATTATTCCCCAAAAAGCTTCTATGGGCTATTTGAATGGCTATGGAGATCCGGAATACATAGAAAGTCTGGAGACTATATCATTGCCTTTTTTAAAAGGTGGCAAGTTTAGGGCATTTCCGGCTGACGGGGATTCAATGCCTCCCTATAAGAATGGAACCTATATTGTGGGAAAATATGTAGAAAATCTTTCGGACTTGAAAACGGACAGAACGTATGTTTTCATTACTACCAATGATGGTATCAGCTACAAGAGATTTCAGTTTCATGAAGCAGATGGTATATGGGTGAAGGCTGACAATCAATTTTATGAGCCTTATAAAATTCCATTGCCTGAAATTAAAGAGATCTGGGAATTTGCCTGTAGTATTAACACCAAAGAATATGAACCTGATGAATTTTCAGAACATCATATTCAAAATTTTATCACAGAAATTAAAACCGATATCAAACAGATCAAAGAAAAAATGGGAGATAAGAATTGAATTTATTTTGAGTACGCGGCATAATTAAAAAACTTCCCCGAAGGGAAGTAAAAACACAATTGATGAAAAAAAAAATTCCGTAGAAACGGAATAAAGCAAAGTTAAATAATTTAAAGAAAAAACTACAATGAGTCAGCTTAGTTTATTTGATGCCGAAGAATTGTATGAGTTTCCAAAAGATCTTTTGGAATACAAGGAAAACTTCCTGAATAGGGAAGAAGCTGACTTGCTTAAAAACAAATTATTGGAAACCGCTCCCTGGGAACAGCGGACGCAGAAAATGTACGATAAGATGGTACTTACTCCAAGATTAACGGCCTGGTATGGTGATTCAAAGTATAACGATTCTGAAGCAGATAAAAAGCCAACGAATCCATGGACTCCTGAATTGTTTACATTAAAACAAAGAATCGAAAAGGAATTTGGCTGCCAATTCAATGGCGTTCTGTTAAACCTATACCGTGATCATAATGATTCCGTTGCCTGGCATCAGGATAAAGAAAGCCGATATGGTAAACGTCCGGTTATCGCATCCATAAGTCTTGGACAAACCAGAAACTTTGATTTCAGAAAAAAAGACCATCATCAGAGTAAATACAGTCTGCCATTGCCTCACGGATCACTCCTTATCATGAAAGGCGATCTTCAGGAACACTGGGAACATCGCATTGCGAAATCAACCATACGAATGAAAGAACGAATTAATCTGACATTTCGTTTAATATTACCCAATCTGTAAGCTTCTGAAGACGGATTGATAATCATTTTTAAGAGTTTCTTCATTTAAATGATATTTTCCAAAATTCAAATAAGAAAAGAAATCTTCATTTTGGAAATCTTTAAAGGCTTTGGGATAAAAATCTTCTGTATCTAAAATTTCCACAGCGTCAGAATGTGTATTGAAATCAATAATTTTATTAAAATGATTTTGATTACCATAAAACCATTCTATACGAATGGAACCATTTATAATACTTCCTGCAAAACCGGTATCATTGCCCTGTCCAATATATATAGTTGGTCCGAATGCAATATTGCTTCGATACTTATTCTTTTGATCATGCTTGAGGTAATCTGTAAATTCTTTTGTGACTTTATTAAAGTATATTTTAATATAAAAATTACTTATATGTTCCTGCCCTAAGATGAAGAGTCTTAGTGGAGTAATATCTACATAATCCAGTAAATTACTTGTCATAATTTTACATCCCGCATGCTTTGCAAAATAACGATAGAGGTTCATTTTAGATGCCTTCCAATCATTACCAAAGATCTCTTGATAGTTAATTTGGTTTGAGGTTTCTATCATATTATTGATAAGATCAGTATTTTCAAAGAATTCTGTATAAGCAATATCTGCATTTCTTGTCTGATTATTGTTACAGTCAATGCAAATGACTTTTGGGAATTTGATCAGTTTATCTTTTGGTGAATTGAATGGATGCAAATTTTCACCATCATAATAGATAGCATCAAATGACTTACCGAATTGACGCCGGATATCAGACGCCTTAAATTTATGTTCCTCAGAATTCGCTTCATTATTTTGACATATCCAACATTTCATAGTTTTTCAAGGATTTTAAGAGGTTTGATTTTTTCGTTTTAAGTCTAAGATTTCTTTTATATTAGGAGGATATTCTCCATTAAAATATTCATAGATCAAGGGATTTCTAGAAAAAAAATGACCTGTCAGGTCTACCCAAGTTTCGATGGGTATTGTACCATTTATTTTAAACAATTTTTTTGACTTTGACTTAATTTGTGAATGATCTTTCCTATTATAATTAAGGTCAGAATCTCGTCTTCGGAGATATTCTTCTTCAGTATAGAAATGAAACGCTCCATCAAAATGTCTAAAACTAAGGGTGTTCATATCAAATTCTGCATGTACATATCGGACTGGAAAATAAATAATATTATCAATTTTTATTTTGATATGTTCACTTTTAAATTCTTCTGCCTGAAACGTTTTAATATTTTTTGATAAAGCCCATTTGATATCTAAGGAATAAGTATCTGCAAAGAAAAAATTAATTTCAGAATCGTTAAAATCAGGAGAAGGCCTTAGTTTTACCAATTGATCAGAAATGCTTTCTACATTTTGATTAAAAACAGAACCATACCAGGTATCTAGCTCTAAGATAGCCGCATTATTTACATCAATTTTTAAATTGTGTTGATCCAGGCTTATTTTTATTTCATCATAAACGGTAGGGTCTATATCCCAGAATTTATTAATGAATCGGGGCTGGAAACCATTTAGCGAGGAGTAGCTACGTCGAAATAAAGGGTTAGCCATTGTTATATAATTATCTGCAAAAAAATAGCCGTCAGAGAATATTTGCTTTTTAAATTTAGAATTGAGCAGCTTATAATCTAAAAGACCGTCTTTATCAGGAAGTAGATCTTCATTTAACTTCAAAAGAATATCATGTGATTCAACAACAATGCCTGATATTTGGGTGTACCTAAAATCTTGAGTAGTTAATTCTATATTTTTACTCGCTGCAAAACGGATAAAGTCAAGAATTATTTTTTCATTGTCTTTCAATGCCTTTTCTGCTTCTTTTTCCAGTTGCTTAATATAATTTTCTCTAAAATCAGACATTTCACTCATAATCGGTAGTCCTTACTATTAAATGCTTTGTAAGTTACGATGCTTTTGGTTAAGATTCCATCATTCAATATTCTTTTTTCGTAACTACGAAAAAGTAGTGATTTTATATGATTTCTCTTGTTCAATTTTACATCACCAATAATCATAAAAATCACAGTTATGAATATCGAAAGAACAGAATTTATAGCCTGGATGGAGAGAATCATGGAAAGATTTGACCTACTGAAAGAACAAATGCTCAAGAACCAGTCCAGATTTATAGAAGTAGACGGAGAGCAGCTTCTTGATAACCAGGATGTTTTACAGCTTTTAAAGATAAGTTCCCGATCATTACAGCGGTACCGGACTGATAAAAAGCTGCCTTATTATACCATCAGCGGAAAGCTGTACTATAAGCTTTCGGATGTCCATCAACTGATCAGAGAATGTTTAAACTCTTGATGGTAATAAGACATCAGCAGCCAAATTATTCATCACCATTCCAATCTTTTAGAGCATCATAATTGAGCTTATACCTTGGTTCCATTAAATGAAATACAATGGAAAATGAATTGATAAACGCTCAGGAATCCAATGAACTCAAACCATCAGCAGACACACTCCTTGTCCTGAACATTCATACCAATCAGGTTGAGCTGGTCAAAGGTGTAGATAAAGAAGGGAATCTTCAAAAAGTTCCTCCACAAGAAAAAAAGGATAATGAGCAGCTGATCAGCGTTGATAAACATGGAGATATTTTCTCCAACTTCTTTTCCAACTTTTACCGGCAGCTCA belongs to Chryseobacterium gleum and includes:
- a CDS encoding XRE family transcriptional regulator; this translates as MSKFSDNIVFLRGKKNMTQQELADLLFLTRSRYVAYEYGRTEPPIEILLRISKFYNISIDLLLTVDVRKFSIDELMELPENRIVLPIKVDQDGNNQIEIIPQKASMGYLNGYGDPEYIESLETISLPFLKGGKFRAFPADGDSMPPYKNGTYIVGKYVENLSDLKTDRTYVFITTNDGISYKRFQFHEADGIWVKADNQFYEPYKIPLPEIKEIWEFACSINTKEYEPDEFSEHHIQNFITEIKTDIKQIKEKMGDKN
- a CDS encoding alpha-ketoglutarate-dependent dioxygenase AlkB family protein, encoding MSQLSLFDAEELYEFPKDLLEYKENFLNREEADLLKNKLLETAPWEQRTQKMYDKMVLTPRLTAWYGDSKYNDSEADKKPTNPWTPELFTLKQRIEKEFGCQFNGVLLNLYRDHNDSVAWHQDKESRYGKRPVIASISLGQTRNFDFRKKDHHQSKYSLPLPHGSLLIMKGDLQEHWEHRIAKSTIRMKERINLTFRLILPNL
- the dinB gene encoding DNA polymerase IV, translated to MERAIVHMDLDTFFVSCERLKNSELENKPVIIGGGDRGVVASCSYETRFFGVRSAMPIKMALRLCPEAKVIKGDMEMYSNMSHMVTEIIQEKVPVLEKASIDEFYLDLSGMDQFFGCYKWTHEIAESVQKNTGLPISFALSTNKTVSKIGTGESKPIGRLEVKQSDIQPFLNPLSVKKIPMVGDVTFQLLSRLGIRTIQTLSEMPVDVLGQLIGKNGNELWKKAHGIDESPVVPYSERKSISTEDTFAQDTIDIQGIQSILSGMVEKLCYQLRAEKWLVSVVVVKLRYANFDTETKQCRIPYTSADHTLLRYVLELFKKVYTRRMRIRLIGVKFTGLVHGCHQMDLFEDTEELISLYQTMDKIKNRFGTSSVGRASGLLK
- a CDS encoding helix-turn-helix domain-containing protein, which translates into the protein MNIERTEFIAWMERIMERFDLLKEQMLKNQSRFIEVDGEQLLDNQDVLQLLKISSRSLQRYRTDKKLPYYTISGKLYYKLSDVHQLIRECLNS